One part of the Streptomyces ferrugineus genome encodes these proteins:
- a CDS encoding cyclase family protein produces MSLPAAFHEIAKRVNNWGRWGSDDEIGTLNLITDEVVREAAACVRTGRRVPLALPLQQDGVQTGMIPGRVNPLHAMVQINQELFGPGTVACSDDAVTMGLQAATHWDALPHVSHSGRLYNGRPADTITPHGGAEFSGIDKARHIVSRGVLLDVARARGVARLDGGHAVSPEDLEAAEELAGTRVRAGDIVLVRTGQIQVYLAGDKHAYGYPSPGLSIRTPEWFHARDVAAVANDTLTFEIFPPETEDLWLPVHALDLVEMGMLQGQNWNLEELSTACGEEGRYVFLLSAMPEPFVGGTGTPVAPVAVL; encoded by the coding sequence ATGTCACTGCCGGCCGCGTTCCACGAGATCGCCAAGCGCGTGAACAACTGGGGCCGTTGGGGGTCCGATGACGAGATCGGCACCCTGAACCTGATCACCGACGAGGTGGTCCGCGAGGCGGCCGCCTGCGTCCGCACCGGCCGCCGGGTCCCGCTCGCCCTGCCCCTGCAGCAGGACGGCGTGCAGACCGGGATGATCCCGGGACGCGTCAATCCGCTGCACGCCATGGTGCAGATCAACCAGGAGCTCTTCGGCCCGGGAACCGTCGCGTGCAGCGACGACGCGGTGACCATGGGGCTGCAGGCGGCCACCCACTGGGACGCGCTCCCCCATGTCTCACACTCGGGCCGGCTCTACAACGGCCGCCCCGCCGACACCATCACCCCGCACGGCGGCGCCGAGTTCAGCGGCATCGACAAGGCGCGGCACATCGTCTCGCGCGGGGTGCTGCTGGACGTGGCACGCGCGCGTGGCGTCGCCCGGCTGGACGGCGGGCACGCGGTCAGCCCGGAGGACCTGGAGGCGGCCGAGGAACTCGCGGGCACGCGCGTGCGCGCCGGCGACATCGTCCTCGTACGGACGGGGCAGATCCAGGTCTATCTCGCCGGGGACAAGCACGCGTACGGCTATCCCTCGCCCGGTCTGTCGATCCGCACTCCGGAGTGGTTTCACGCGCGCGATGTGGCGGCCGTCGCGAACGACACGCTCACGTTTGAGATATTTCCTCCCGAGACCGAGGATCTGTGGCTGCCGGTGCACGCGCTCGACCTGGTGGAGATGGGGATGCTCCAGGGGCAGAACTGGAATCTCGAAGAGTTGTCCACAGCCTGTGGAGAAGAGGGCCGCTACGTGTTCCTGCTGTCGGCGATGCCCGAGCCCTTCGTCGGCGGCACGGGGACTCCCGTCGCACCCGTGGCCGTGCTCTGA
- the purU gene encoding formyltetrahydrofolate deformylase, which translates to MNEQSTRAAVPADQYVLILSCPDKQGIVHAVSSYLFMTGCNIEDSQQFGDHDTGLFFMRVHFSAEAPVTVDKLRASFAAIGDSFQMDWQIHRAEEKMRVVLMVSKFGHCLNDLLFRARIGALPVEIAAVVSNHTDFAELVGSYDIPFHHIPVTRDNKPEAEARLLEIVRERGVELVVLARYMQVLSDDLCKQLSGRIINIHHSFLPSFKGAKPYHQAHARGVKLIGATAHYVTADLDEGPIIEQEVERVAHDVTPDQLVAIGRDVECQALARAVKWHAERRILLNGRRTVVFA; encoded by the coding sequence ATGAACGAGCAGTCCACCCGAGCCGCGGTCCCCGCCGACCAGTACGTCCTCATCCTGTCCTGCCCCGACAAGCAGGGCATCGTGCACGCCGTGTCGAGCTACCTCTTCATGACCGGCTGCAACATCGAGGACAGCCAGCAGTTCGGCGACCACGACACGGGACTGTTCTTCATGCGCGTCCACTTCTCGGCGGAGGCGCCGGTGACGGTGGACAAGCTGCGGGCGAGCTTCGCGGCGATCGGGGACTCCTTCCAGATGGACTGGCAGATCCATCGGGCCGAGGAGAAGATGCGGGTCGTGCTGATGGTCAGCAAGTTCGGGCACTGTCTGAACGACCTGTTGTTCCGCGCCAGGATCGGGGCGCTTCCGGTGGAGATCGCCGCCGTGGTGTCCAACCACACCGACTTCGCCGAACTCGTGGGGTCGTACGACATCCCCTTCCACCACATCCCGGTGACCAGGGACAACAAGCCGGAGGCGGAGGCGCGGCTGCTGGAGATCGTGCGGGAGCGGGGTGTGGAGCTGGTCGTGCTGGCCCGCTACATGCAGGTGCTCTCCGACGATCTGTGCAAGCAGCTCAGCGGGCGGATCATCAACATCCACCATTCCTTCCTGCCGAGCTTCAAGGGCGCGAAGCCGTATCACCAGGCGCACGCGCGGGGTGTGAAGCTGATCGGGGCGACGGCGCACTACGTCACCGCCGACCTGGACGAGGGGCCGATCATCGAGCAGGAGGTCGAGCGCGTCGCCCATGACGTCACGCCGGACCAGCTTGTCGCGATCGGGCGGGACGTGGAGTGCCAGGCGCTGGCCCGGGCGGTGAAGTGGCATGCCGAGCGGAGGATTCTGCTGAACGGCCGGCGGACGGTTGTATTCGCCTAA
- a CDS encoding sigma-70 family RNA polymerase sigma factor yields the protein MAKKDAPPRWDRKMQQRLARGEAAALGELYDRFASLVHGLAHTVLGDEHAADHITRDVFAHVWEHPDSYDPKQGPLRSWVATLTHHLAVQRLRATETAALAQAGRGSTEELERKVRHASVAARADYIAQSMPVPLRAALELAYFQRRDYRQTAADLGVTEDEARRRLRLGLQLLATAHDAGTAPGAPPGYGGAV from the coding sequence ATGGCGAAGAAGGACGCACCGCCCCGCTGGGACCGCAAGATGCAGCAGCGGCTCGCACGCGGCGAGGCGGCCGCGCTCGGCGAGCTCTACGACCGGTTCGCCTCGCTCGTGCACGGCCTCGCCCACACCGTGCTGGGCGACGAGCACGCCGCCGACCACATCACCCGCGACGTCTTCGCGCACGTCTGGGAGCACCCGGACAGCTACGACCCCAAGCAGGGCCCGCTGCGCTCCTGGGTCGCCACCCTGACCCACCACCTCGCCGTGCAGCGGCTGCGCGCCACCGAGACCGCCGCCCTCGCCCAGGCCGGCCGGGGCTCCACGGAGGAGCTGGAACGCAAGGTGCGGCACGCCTCGGTCGCCGCCCGCGCCGACTACATCGCCCAGTCCATGCCCGTACCGCTGCGCGCCGCCCTGGAGCTGGCCTATTTCCAGCGCCGCGACTACCGCCAGACCGCCGCCGACCTCGGCGTCACCGAGGACGAGGCCCGCCGCCGGCTGCGCCTGGGCCTGCAGCTGCTGGCCACGGCCCATGACGCCGGAACGGCCCCCGGGGCTCCGCCGGGATACGGGGGTGCGGTGTGA
- a CDS encoding class I adenylate-forming enzyme family protein, translating into MNDTAHALSSSRTLWDLLARRAERTPDRPVLLQDERSLSFGALRARAERVAAGLYDMGVRPGTVVAWQLPTRIETALLSFALARLGAVQSPVIPFYRDREVGFALRESKAEFFAVPGVWRGFDHAEMARRLGAKGVFEAYDSLPDGDPAVLPPPPAEGTSVRWIYWTSGTTSDPKGVLHTDRSLIAGGSCLGHALRPTAADVGSIAFPYAHIGGPDYMVMVLLYGFPAVMFEHFALPDALEGYRRHGVTIAGGSTAFYSMFLAEQRRRPGGGKVVPSLRLLAGGGAPKPPEVYHAVVREMGVQLTHGYGMTEVPMITMGAPDDTAENLATTEGRPPEGMEIRIVEGEVRLRGEAVCRGYLDPAQTAAAFDDEGFLRTGDLGYLTDSGHLVLTGRLKDVIIRKGENVSAKEIEDLLHRHPAVGDVAVIGLPDAERGERVCAVVEQPAGAGPLTLQAVTSYLRGEGLSTHKLPEQLEVVDALPRNETLRKVLKYKLRERFSKDGPGITRGR; encoded by the coding sequence GTGAACGACACCGCGCACGCCCTGAGTTCCTCCCGCACCCTCTGGGACCTGCTCGCCCGCCGCGCCGAGCGCACCCCAGACCGTCCGGTCCTCCTCCAGGACGAGCGCTCCTTGTCCTTCGGCGCTCTACGCGCGCGTGCCGAGCGCGTCGCGGCCGGCCTGTACGACATGGGCGTACGCCCCGGCACGGTCGTCGCCTGGCAGCTGCCCACCCGAATCGAGACCGCGCTGCTGTCGTTCGCGCTGGCCCGCCTGGGTGCCGTGCAGTCGCCGGTCATCCCGTTCTACCGGGACCGCGAAGTCGGCTTCGCGCTGCGGGAGTCGAAGGCGGAGTTCTTCGCGGTGCCCGGGGTGTGGCGGGGCTTCGACCACGCGGAGATGGCGCGACGACTGGGTGCGAAGGGGGTCTTCGAGGCGTACGACTCCCTACCCGACGGCGATCCCGCGGTCCTGCCCCCGCCGCCGGCCGAGGGCACCTCGGTGCGCTGGATCTACTGGACCTCGGGGACGACGTCCGACCCCAAGGGCGTCCTGCACACCGACCGCTCGCTGATCGCGGGCGGCTCCTGCCTGGGTCACGCCCTGCGCCCCACGGCGGCCGACGTCGGCTCGATCGCCTTTCCCTACGCCCACATAGGCGGCCCCGACTACATGGTGATGGTGCTGCTGTACGGCTTCCCCGCGGTGATGTTCGAGCATTTCGCGCTGCCGGACGCGCTGGAGGGCTATCGCCGGCACGGGGTGACGATCGCGGGCGGGTCGACGGCGTTCTACTCGATGTTCCTGGCGGAGCAGCGCAGACGGCCCGGCGGCGGGAAGGTCGTCCCCTCGCTGCGGCTGCTGGCGGGCGGCGGGGCGCCCAAGCCGCCGGAGGTGTACCACGCGGTGGTGCGCGAGATGGGGGTGCAGCTGACGCACGGATACGGCATGACCGAGGTGCCGATGATCACCATGGGGGCGCCGGACGACACGGCGGAGAACCTGGCGACGACGGAGGGGCGGCCGCCGGAGGGGATGGAGATACGGATCGTGGAGGGGGAGGTGCGGCTGCGCGGGGAGGCGGTGTGCCGGGGCTATCTGGACCCGGCGCAGACGGCGGCCGCCTTCGACGACGAGGGCTTCCTGCGCACCGGCGACCTCGGGTATCTGACGGACTCCGGCCATCTGGTGCTGACCGGCCGCCTGAAGGACGTGATCATCCGCAAGGGCGAGAACGTCTCGGCCAAGGAGATCGAGGATCTGCTGCACCGGCATCCGGCGGTGGGGGACGTCGCGGTGATCGGACTGCCGGACGCCGAGCGCGGGGAGCGGGTCTGCGCGGTCGTGGAGCAGCCGGCCGGCGCCGGGCCGCTGACGCTTCAGGCGGTGACGTCGTATCTGCGCGGGGAAGGGCTGTCGACCCACAAACTGCCGGAGCAGCTGGAGGTGGTGGACGCCCTTCCGCGCAACGAGACCCTGCGGAAGGTGCTCAAGTACAAGCTCAGGGAGCGGTTCTCGAAGGACGGACCGGGCATCACTCGGGGACGGTGA
- a CDS encoding EF-hand domain-containing protein, protein MVSSEYERRIAARFATFDQDGNGYIDREDFSAAAKALLAEFGTTARSDKGQALYIGAEAFWQGMAGIADRDGDQRITREEFVNGAVKRLRDNPDRFAEIARPFLHAALAVADPDGDGAASVSDTARVLVCLGVRQDIAQAAAATLDTDGDGNVAEDEIVTAFARYFTVPE, encoded by the coding sequence ATGGTCAGCAGCGAGTACGAGCGCAGGATCGCGGCCCGGTTCGCCACCTTCGACCAGGACGGCAACGGCTACATCGACCGTGAGGACTTCAGCGCGGCGGCCAAGGCGCTGCTCGCGGAGTTCGGCACCACCGCCCGCTCCGACAAGGGCCAGGCCCTCTACATCGGCGCGGAGGCGTTCTGGCAGGGCATGGCCGGGATCGCGGACCGGGACGGCGACCAGCGGATCACCCGCGAGGAGTTCGTCAACGGCGCGGTCAAGCGGCTGCGCGACAACCCGGACCGGTTCGCCGAGATCGCTCGCCCCTTCCTGCACGCCGCCCTCGCCGTGGCCGACCCCGACGGCGACGGGGCCGCCTCCGTCTCCGACACCGCGCGCGTGCTGGTCTGCCTCGGCGTGCGACAGGACATCGCACAGGCGGCCGCCGCCACGCTCGACACGGACGGCGACGGCAACGTGGCGGAGGACGAGATCGTGACGGCGTTCGCCCGCTACTTCACCGTCCCCGAGTGA
- a CDS encoding acyl-CoA dehydrogenase, giving the protein MDLTYTPEEEEFRARLREWLAKVLPTLPPKPSPDDWPARRAYDLGWQRMLHDAGYGDVHWGASPTVRLIFLEETEKAGAPYVGAGFVGLLHAGPTIAAEGTAGQRERWLPPILRGEEVWCQGFSEPDAGSDLAALRTRARRDGDDYVVSGSKIWTSHAEVADWCELLVRTDPDAPKHRGITWLAMPMDAPGITVRPLKTLAGSAEFAEVFLDEVRVPVANRVGEENDGWRVTMVTLSFERGTAFVGEVVACRRVLRELAAEARGNGRWDDPVLRRRLGRLNAEFRALWRLTQWNVSEAEAVGGVPGVGGSVFKLRYSHARQELYDTAADVLGPASLDLDRPWMLDRLSSLSYTIAAGTSQIQRNIVAERILGLPKGR; this is encoded by the coding sequence ATGGACCTCACGTACACGCCCGAGGAGGAGGAGTTCCGGGCGCGGTTGCGGGAGTGGCTGGCGAAGGTCCTTCCGACGCTGCCGCCGAAGCCCTCCCCGGACGACTGGCCCGCGCGCAGGGCGTACGACCTCGGCTGGCAGCGCATGCTCCACGACGCGGGCTACGGCGACGTCCACTGGGGCGCGTCGCCGACCGTGCGCCTGATCTTCCTGGAGGAGACCGAGAAGGCGGGCGCGCCCTATGTGGGAGCCGGCTTCGTCGGGCTGCTGCACGCGGGGCCGACCATCGCGGCCGAGGGCACCGCAGGGCAACGGGAGCGCTGGCTGCCGCCGATCCTGCGCGGGGAGGAGGTCTGGTGCCAGGGCTTCAGCGAACCGGACGCCGGATCCGACCTCGCGGCACTGCGCACGCGCGCGCGCAGGGACGGCGACGACTACGTGGTGAGCGGGTCCAAGATCTGGACCTCCCATGCCGAAGTGGCCGACTGGTGCGAACTGTTGGTGCGCACCGACCCCGACGCGCCCAAGCACCGCGGGATCACCTGGCTGGCGATGCCCATGGACGCGCCGGGCATCACCGTACGGCCGCTGAAGACCCTCGCCGGGTCGGCCGAGTTCGCCGAGGTGTTCCTCGACGAGGTGCGGGTGCCGGTGGCCAACCGGGTCGGGGAGGAGAACGACGGCTGGCGCGTGACGATGGTGACCCTGTCCTTCGAGCGCGGCACGGCCTTCGTGGGCGAGGTCGTCGCCTGCCGGCGCGTACTGCGCGAACTCGCCGCCGAGGCACGCGGGAACGGCCGCTGGGACGACCCCGTGCTGCGTCGGCGGCTGGGGCGGCTGAACGCCGAGTTCCGGGCGCTGTGGCGGCTGACGCAGTGGAACGTCAGCGAGGCGGAGGCCGTGGGCGGCGTGCCCGGGGTCGGGGGTTCGGTGTTCAAGCTGCGGTATTCGCACGCCCGCCAGGAGCTCTACGACACCGCGGCCGACGTCCTGGGGCCGGCCTCGCTCGACCTCGACCGGCCGTGGATGCTCGACCGCCTGTCCTCGCTGTCGTACACCATCGCCGCCGGCACCTCGCAGATCCAGCGGAACATCGTGGCCGAGCGGATCCTCGGGCTGCCGAAGGGGCGGTGA
- a CDS encoding zf-HC2 domain-containing protein, which translates to MNEAGRYEAYDEHEGRGDHAGHGDEKPYDDAHHQDHEENGPADPPRGPDGMNSGNGDDRHPTPKPGPDRPPRIPLPRASVEDTGRPLPDAAPRRAPLVLEHRVLKSLLGAWALAACSPEETAAVEEHLGDCGSCADEARRLREAVGLLHPSESLDLDPSLRARVLDGCLERRPPRIPVPEWAAPYDAETARLDALLQDFGDAEWHAPVRLRWFRKDEPTSRRTTVAGVIAHLQTVDGLVAIALGLADPMGDVAADRPTPAGRTEAYWRASHYPPTRAVRAPWREQSHDLVRTVSFTGGGTGRLSVPYGDFELPLRDAMLDRAFECWVHAEDIAEAVDYPYEPPSGSDLHQLVDLAARLLPTVLSARRRAGLAAPPPAGRHLVPAGEPGRSLRLEIEGSGGGEWLIPLDSPAAVGSAEHEVAHVALDGAEFCRLAAGHVPPAEAAAGQVGDRAAIRDVLFAAASLSRM; encoded by the coding sequence GTGAACGAGGCCGGGCGGTACGAGGCGTACGACGAGCACGAGGGACGGGGCGATCACGCGGGCCACGGGGACGAGAAGCCGTACGACGACGCGCACCACCAGGACCATGAGGAGAACGGCCCCGCGGACCCCCCTCGCGGCCCCGACGGCATGAACAGCGGCAACGGCGACGACCGGCACCCCACCCCGAAGCCCGGCCCGGACCGCCCGCCCCGCATACCCCTGCCCCGCGCCTCCGTCGAGGACACCGGACGCCCGCTGCCCGATGCGGCGCCCCGCCGCGCCCCGCTCGTCCTGGAGCACCGCGTCCTGAAGTCGCTCCTCGGAGCATGGGCGCTGGCCGCCTGCTCGCCGGAGGAGACGGCGGCCGTCGAGGAGCACCTCGGAGACTGCGGCTCCTGCGCCGACGAGGCGCGGCGGCTGCGCGAGGCCGTCGGCCTGCTGCACCCCTCCGAGAGCCTCGACCTCGACCCGTCCCTGCGCGCCCGCGTCCTCGACGGCTGCCTGGAGCGGCGCCCGCCGCGCATCCCGGTGCCCGAGTGGGCGGCGCCGTACGACGCCGAGACGGCCCGGCTCGACGCCCTGCTCCAGGACTTCGGGGACGCCGAGTGGCACGCGCCCGTGCGGCTGCGGTGGTTCCGCAAGGACGAGCCGACCAGCCGCCGGACGACCGTCGCCGGGGTGATCGCGCATCTGCAGACGGTCGACGGGCTGGTGGCCATCGCGCTGGGCCTCGCCGACCCGATGGGCGACGTGGCCGCGGACCGGCCGACGCCCGCCGGGCGCACCGAGGCGTACTGGCGGGCCTCGCACTACCCGCCGACGCGCGCCGTCCGCGCACCCTGGCGGGAGCAGAGCCACGACCTGGTGCGCACGGTGTCCTTCACGGGCGGCGGCACCGGCAGGCTCTCCGTCCCGTACGGCGACTTCGAGCTGCCGCTGCGCGACGCGATGCTGGACCGCGCCTTCGAGTGCTGGGTGCACGCGGAGGACATCGCCGAGGCGGTGGACTACCCCTATGAGCCGCCGTCCGGCAGCGACCTGCACCAGCTGGTCGACCTGGCGGCCCGTCTGCTCCCCACGGTCCTGTCGGCCCGCCGCCGCGCGGGGCTGGCGGCACCGCCGCCGGCGGGTCGGCACCTCGTCCCCGCGGGCGAGCCCGGCCGGAGCCTGCGGCTGGAGATCGAGGGCTCGGGCGGCGGCGAGTGGCTGATCCCGCTGGACTCACCGGCGGCGGTGGGCTCCGCCGAGCATGAGGTGGCCCATGTCGCGCTGGACGGCGCGGAGTTCTGCCGACTCGCGGCGGGCCATGTGCCTCCGGCGGAGGCGGCGGCGGGGCAGGTGGGGGATCGGGCCGCCATCCGGGACGTACTGTTCGCGGCGGCGAGCTTGAGCCGGATGTAG
- a CDS encoding acyl-CoA dehydrogenase family protein, which translates to MRFQLTEDQRALREGVRELLTRRFGPQALRVAVEEPGRLDRALWRELGAAGFFALRLPEERGGVGLGLPEAVLAFEEAGRALLPGPLVATHLAAGGVPGAADGEAVVADVGGSGLVEWLAEADVVRGEAAGAVPLRSVDPLTPLHRAPEGAGVDPAAVLLTAAEQLGSATRVCELAAQHARTREQFGRPIGAFQAVQHLCAEMLVRTETARAAVYAAAVTADPADVDTARLLADEAAARGARDCLQVHGGMGFTWEFEVHLHLKRTWVRTHRTGSATDSEERMAAELLAEPA; encoded by the coding sequence ATGCGTTTCCAACTGACCGAGGACCAGCGGGCGTTGCGCGAGGGCGTACGCGAGCTGCTGACGCGGCGCTTCGGCCCGCAGGCGCTGCGGGTCGCCGTCGAGGAGCCCGGGCGCCTGGACCGGGCGCTGTGGCGGGAGCTGGGCGCGGCCGGGTTCTTCGCGCTGCGGCTGCCGGAGGAGCGGGGCGGCGTCGGACTCGGGCTGCCCGAGGCGGTGTTGGCCTTCGAGGAGGCGGGGCGGGCGCTGCTGCCGGGGCCGCTGGTGGCCACCCATCTCGCGGCGGGGGGCGTGCCGGGCGCGGCCGACGGGGAGGCGGTCGTGGCGGACGTCGGCGGAAGCGGACTGGTGGAGTGGCTGGCGGAGGCGGACGTCGTACGGGGGGAGGCGGCAGGGGCCGTACCGCTGAGATCGGTCGACCCGCTGACGCCCCTGCACCGGGCGCCCGAGGGCGCCGGCGTCGACCCGGCCGCCGTACTCCTCACCGCCGCCGAACAACTGGGCAGCGCCACACGCGTGTGCGAGCTGGCCGCGCAACACGCCCGGACCCGCGAGCAGTTCGGGCGGCCGATCGGGGCCTTCCAGGCGGTGCAGCATCTGTGCGCGGAGATGCTGGTGCGGACGGAGACGGCCCGTGCCGCCGTGTACGCGGCGGCCGTCACCGCCGACCCGGCCGACGTCGACACCGCGCGGCTGCTCGCCGACGAGGCCGCGGCGCGCGGCGCCCGCGACTGCCTCCAGGTGCACGGCGGCATGGGATTCACCTGGGAGTTCGAGGTCCATCTGCATCTGAAGCGCACATGGGTGCGGACGCACCGTACGGGGTCCGCTACGGACAGTGAGGAGCGGATGGCGGCCGAGCTGCTCGCCGAGCCGGCCTGA
- a CDS encoding STAS domain-containing protein, whose amino-acid sequence MVVTFKVTGGERGDWAVLQVSGELDLVTSPGLRQHIHDVVAEGRHSLVLDLSEVMFCDSSGVGVLIAARRLIRSCQGTLRLILPAQGAADGSHVNRVLGALGVRRLFDVHPDLATAVADEADPLSA is encoded by the coding sequence ATGGTGGTGACGTTCAAAGTGACCGGCGGCGAGCGGGGCGACTGGGCCGTGCTCCAGGTGTCGGGTGAGCTGGATCTGGTGACCTCGCCGGGGTTGCGGCAGCACATCCATGACGTGGTGGCCGAGGGACGGCACAGCCTCGTCCTCGACCTCTCCGAGGTCATGTTCTGCGACTCCAGCGGCGTCGGCGTCCTCATCGCCGCCCGCCGACTGATCCGCTCCTGCCAGGGCACCCTGCGGCTGATACTCCCGGCCCAGGGCGCGGCGGACGGGTCGCACGTCAACCGGGTCCTGGGCGCGCTGGGGGTGCGCCGGCTGTTCGACGTCCACCCGGACCTGGCGACGGCGGTCGCGGACGAGGCCGACCCGCTGTCGGCCTGA
- a CDS encoding ATP-binding protein, with amino-acid sequence MQLEIRPDPAEVGRARRWARSRLAGSGIGADEPLAETLILLVSELVTNAVVHTGCPAVLRLSLPGAAQDDTTVRLEVADRSGRAPVPRCADGDATGGRGLALVDGLADRWGWCSEGAGKRIWCELDRDAESPGAAAAYGSGASAYEGLAYEAV; translated from the coding sequence GTGCAGCTGGAGATCCGGCCCGACCCCGCTGAGGTGGGGCGAGCCCGGCGGTGGGCCCGCTCGCGGCTCGCCGGGTCCGGGATAGGTGCCGACGAGCCGCTCGCCGAGACGCTGATCCTGCTCGTCTCCGAACTGGTCACCAACGCCGTGGTGCACACCGGCTGTCCGGCCGTGCTGCGGCTGTCCCTGCCGGGAGCGGCCCAGGACGACACCACCGTTCGCCTCGAGGTGGCCGACCGCAGCGGCCGTGCCCCCGTGCCCCGATGCGCCGACGGTGACGCCACCGGCGGTCGCGGACTAGCCCTCGTCGACGGACTCGCGGACCGCTGGGGCTGGTGCTCCGAGGGTGCCGGCAAGCGGATCTGGTGCGAACTGGACCGCGACGCGGAGTCGCCGGGCGCCGCTGCCGCCTACGGGAGTGGGGCGTCGGCCTACGAAGGGCTCGCGTACGAGGCGGTGTGA
- a CDS encoding SDR family NAD(P)-dependent oxidoreductase — protein sequence MGNFLAGKVVAVTGAGRGIGRAVALAAAAEGARVVVNDYGVSMDGVSPTSEVAEAVVKEIEAAGGEAVAVADDVSTMAGGQRVVDAALSAYGRIDAVVCVAGILRERMLFNMTEEEWDPVVATHLKGTFTVFRAASAVMRRQRAGTLIGFTSGNHQGSVSQANYSAAKGGIISLVRSAALGLHKYGVTANAVAPVARTRMSANVPMELAEIGEPEDVAALVVYLLSDAAREQGVTGQVYTVAGPKIAVWAQPRELRAAYADGASWTPERIAECLPGSVGVDPMPMLARLEAMERAAREGSRPNAQ from the coding sequence GTGGGGAACTTCTTGGCAGGCAAGGTCGTCGCCGTGACGGGTGCGGGGCGGGGCATCGGACGGGCGGTCGCGCTGGCCGCCGCGGCCGAAGGGGCACGGGTCGTCGTCAACGACTACGGCGTCTCCATGGACGGCGTCTCGCCCACCAGCGAGGTCGCCGAAGCCGTCGTCAAGGAGATCGAGGCGGCGGGCGGGGAGGCGGTCGCCGTGGCCGACGACGTGTCCACGATGGCGGGCGGGCAGCGGGTCGTGGACGCGGCCCTGTCGGCCTACGGGCGGATCGACGCAGTCGTGTGCGTGGCCGGGATCCTGCGCGAGCGGATGCTGTTCAACATGACCGAGGAGGAGTGGGACCCGGTGGTCGCCACCCATCTGAAGGGGACGTTCACCGTGTTCCGGGCCGCGTCGGCCGTGATGCGGAGGCAGCGGGCGGGCACCCTGATCGGGTTCACCAGCGGCAACCACCAGGGCTCGGTCTCGCAGGCCAACTACAGCGCGGCCAAGGGCGGGATCATCTCGCTCGTGCGGAGCGCCGCGCTGGGCCTGCACAAGTACGGGGTGACCGCCAATGCCGTCGCCCCGGTCGCTCGTACGCGGATGTCGGCCAACGTGCCCATGGAACTGGCGGAGATCGGGGAGCCGGAGGACGTGGCGGCCCTGGTGGTGTATCTGCTGTCCGACGCGGCTCGGGAGCAGGGGGTCACGGGGCAGGTCTACACCGTCGCGGGGCCGAAGATCGCGGTTTGGGCGCAGCCGCGCGAGTTGCGTGCGGCGTATGCCGACGGGGCGTCCTGGACGCCGGAGCGGATCGCGGAGTGTCTGCCGGGGTCCGTGGGGGTGGATCCGATGCCGATGCTGGCTCGGTTGGAGGCGATGGAGAGGGCGGCGCGGGAGGGTTCGCGGCCTAACGCCCAATAG